From a region of the Myxococcus stipitatus genome:
- a CDS encoding arginyltransferase, producing the protein MAILLAHEVEEPRPCSYLPDRQASLENLVLRDVTPEEYEHLLVRGWRRFGPVYFRPACAACRECVSVRLPVAEFHPNRSQRRARAACAGLRVEVGAPRVDEERLALYRAWHGERETTREWSPSPLTVRDYSLQFSFPHPSAREVAWYDDAVAGEPRLVALGLCDETPRAWSAVYFFYDPAYAHLSLGTASVVFQVELARQRGIPHVYLGYRVEGCASLRYKGNFRPHEVLTERPALDEAPAWGPASPERSEPET; encoded by the coding sequence ATGGCCATCCTGTTGGCGCACGAAGTCGAGGAGCCCCGTCCCTGCAGCTACCTGCCCGACCGGCAGGCGTCGCTGGAGAACCTGGTGCTGCGGGACGTGACTCCGGAGGAGTACGAGCACCTGCTCGTGCGGGGCTGGCGCCGGTTCGGGCCGGTCTACTTCCGGCCCGCCTGCGCTGCGTGCCGGGAGTGTGTGTCGGTGCGGCTGCCGGTGGCGGAGTTCCACCCCAACCGCAGCCAGCGCCGGGCGCGCGCGGCCTGCGCCGGGCTTCGCGTGGAGGTGGGCGCGCCGCGCGTGGACGAGGAGCGGCTGGCGCTGTACCGGGCGTGGCATGGCGAGCGCGAGACGACCCGGGAGTGGAGTCCCTCGCCGCTGACCGTTCGCGACTATTCGCTCCAGTTCTCCTTCCCGCACCCGTCCGCGCGCGAGGTGGCCTGGTACGACGACGCGGTGGCGGGCGAGCCGCGCCTGGTCGCGCTGGGGCTGTGCGACGAGACGCCGCGCGCCTGGAGCGCCGTGTATTTCTTCTACGACCCCGCGTACGCGCACCTGTCCCTGGGCACCGCGAGCGTGGTGTTCCAGGTGGAGCTGGCCCGGCAGCGGGGCATCCCCCACGTCTACCTGGGCTACCGCGTCGAGGGCTGCGCGTCGCTGCGCTACAAGGGAAACTTCCGGCCGCACGAGGTGCTCACGGAGCGCCCCGCGCTGGACGAAGCCCCGGCCTGGGGGCCCGCGTCGCCCGAGCGCTCCGAGCCGGAGACCTGA
- a CDS encoding alpha/beta hydrolase, translating into MVTSGGCLALRGHRIGQGLLHPPHVPVQRPEATGELAGLEDVSFRSSDGVTLRGWYVPSRNRAAVVLVHGFADNRAQLLFEARALARAGYGVLLFDLRGHGESGGDLVTWGDRERRDVTAALDFVSTRPDVEATRLGLFGFSMGGTTSLLVAEQDPRVRAVAAAGAYPALEADIYSGYGRWGVLSAEPVLWTLRGAGVDVDAVRPIDGMCRLQGRPLLLVNGDVDPDAPAKLQASLFRAACEPKALWVVEGAGHGEYSRVSPDEYARRLREHFDRALLGAG; encoded by the coding sequence ATGGTGACCTCCGGGGGATGTCTCGCGCTGCGAGGCCACCGCATCGGCCAGGGGTTGTTGCATCCACCGCACGTCCCGGTCCAACGCCCGGAGGCGACGGGCGAGCTGGCGGGGCTCGAGGACGTGAGCTTCCGCAGCTCGGATGGCGTGACGCTGCGCGGGTGGTACGTCCCCTCGCGCAACCGGGCGGCGGTGGTGCTGGTGCATGGCTTCGCGGACAACCGCGCGCAGCTGCTCTTCGAGGCCCGCGCGTTGGCGCGCGCCGGCTATGGCGTGCTGCTGTTCGACCTGCGCGGACACGGCGAGAGCGGCGGCGACCTGGTGACGTGGGGAGACCGGGAGCGGCGCGACGTGACGGCCGCGCTGGACTTCGTCTCCACGCGTCCGGACGTGGAGGCCACGCGGCTGGGCCTGTTCGGCTTCTCCATGGGCGGCACCACGTCGCTGCTGGTGGCCGAACAGGACCCCCGGGTGCGGGCGGTGGCCGCGGCGGGCGCCTATCCCGCGCTGGAGGCGGACATCTACTCCGGCTATGGCCGCTGGGGCGTGCTGAGCGCGGAGCCCGTGCTGTGGACGCTGCGCGGCGCGGGCGTGGACGTGGACGCGGTGCGGCCCATCGACGGCATGTGTCGGCTCCAGGGGCGCCCGCTGCTGCTCGTCAACGGCGACGTGGACCCGGACGCGCCCGCCAAGCTCCAGGCCAGCCTCTTCAGGGCGGCCTGCGAGCCCAAGGCGCTCTGGGTCGTCGAGGGCGCCGGGCACGGCGAGTACTCGCGCGTGTCCCCGGACGAGTACGCGCGGCGCCTGCGCGAGCACTTCGACCGGGCGCTGCTCGGCGCGGGGTGA